The following are encoded in a window of Spirochaetota bacterium genomic DNA:
- a CDS encoding PIG-L deacetylase family protein: MTVLAVGCHPDDIEFMMVGTLFLLREKGADIHYINVANGSCGTDEHSVRNIVRLRRAEAKAAAAFLGAFYHESLVDDLMVYYEDKIVRRMAAIVREVAPDIMLVPSLEDYMEDHMNTARIAVTAAFCRGMKNYGTKPKRAKISKDIAVYHAEPYGLHDGMRKRIVPEIYIDITPAIEKKRKMLAMHHTQKKWLDTSQGMNAYLEAMTSMSAAVGSMSMRYEYAEGFRQHCTRGLSAINYDPLMQVLGTKAIYAENGRKDGARGENKKQ, translated from the coding sequence ATGACCGTACTTGCCGTCGGCTGTCATCCCGACGATATAGAATTCATGATGGTGGGAACGCTTTTTCTTCTTCGCGAGAAGGGCGCTGATATCCATTACATAAATGTTGCGAACGGATCATGCGGTACGGACGAGCACTCTGTGCGCAATATCGTCCGTCTGCGGCGAGCTGAGGCGAAAGCTGCTGCTGCTTTTCTCGGCGCCTTCTATCACGAAAGCCTTGTTGATGATTTAATGGTCTATTATGAAGATAAAATTGTTCGGCGAATGGCAGCTATTGTTCGCGAGGTTGCCCCGGATATCATGCTCGTGCCATCGCTTGAAGATTACATGGAAGATCATATGAATACTGCCCGAATTGCGGTTACGGCGGCGTTCTGCCGCGGCATGAAGAATTATGGAACAAAACCAAAGCGTGCAAAAATATCAAAAGATATCGCTGTGTATCATGCTGAGCCATATGGATTACATGACGGCATGCGCAAGCGCATCGTCCCCGAGATCTATATCGATATTACACCGGCGATCGAAAAGAAGCGAAAAATGCTTGCGATGCACCACACCCAGAAAAAATGGCTTGATACCAGTCAGGGCATGAACGCATACCTTGAGGCGATGACATCAATGTCCGCCGCTGTAGGCAGCATGTCGATGCGTTATGAATACGCAGAGGGGTTCCGACAGCATTGTACACGTGGGCTTTCAGCGATCAATTATGACCCGCTCATGCAAGTGCTTGGCACGAAAGCCATATATGCAGAGAATGGCCGCAAGGATGGCGCACGTGGTGAAAATAAAAAGCAGTGA
- a CDS encoding glycine C-acetyltransferase, which produces MNAHDIFSATVNDIRKNGLFKNERIIVSRQGRTIRLADGREMLNFCANNYLGLGGSDMIAGFAAEGLSRYGYGMNSVRFICGTQDIHRELEGRIAAFSGCEDAVLYSSAFDANGGLFETLLTAEDAVISDELNHASIIDGVRLCKAERKIFKHSDLSDLDAVLSSVKDKRIKLIATDGVFSMDGHIADLAGIRKVADRHGALLMIDDSHAAGVIGMRGRGTPEHCGVFGSADVITGTFGKALGGASGGYTATTKTIADLLRNRSRPYLFSNSLAPLIAYAENEVLKHLEKDDSAVRTVQENARYFRSALTRAGISILPGDHPIVPIMFADETRALLTAERMLADGIYVIGFCYPVVPKGKARIRVQISALHTKEDMDRCVAAFQRSMA; this is translated from the coding sequence ATGAACGCACACGACATTTTCTCCGCAACCGTGAACGACATCCGGAAGAACGGTCTTTTCAAGAACGAGCGCATTATCGTAAGCCGCCAGGGACGGACGATACGACTTGCCGACGGCCGCGAGATGCTCAATTTCTGCGCGAACAATTATCTCGGCCTCGGCGGGAGCGACATGATCGCCGGTTTTGCCGCGGAGGGTTTGTCGCGCTATGGCTACGGGATGAATTCCGTGCGTTTCATCTGCGGTACGCAGGACATTCACCGCGAACTTGAAGGACGTATCGCCGCGTTCTCAGGCTGCGAGGATGCAGTCCTCTACTCATCCGCATTCGATGCGAACGGAGGCCTCTTCGAGACGCTTCTCACTGCGGAAGACGCGGTGATAAGCGACGAGCTCAATCATGCGAGCATCATCGACGGGGTACGGCTCTGTAAAGCGGAGCGGAAAATATTCAAACACAGCGACCTGAGCGACCTTGATGCAGTACTGTCATCAGTGAAGGATAAGCGGATAAAGCTCATCGCTACCGACGGCGTGTTCAGCATGGACGGGCACATCGCCGATCTTGCCGGTATACGAAAAGTCGCCGACCGGCACGGCGCACTCCTCATGATCGATGATTCGCATGCTGCGGGCGTTATCGGTATGCGCGGACGCGGAACACCGGAGCATTGCGGCGTGTTCGGCAGTGCCGATGTCATTACCGGTACCTTCGGTAAAGCGCTCGGCGGCGCCAGCGGCGGGTATACAGCGACGACGAAGACGATAGCCGATCTTCTGCGCAACCGCTCGCGGCCGTATCTTTTTTCCAACTCGCTTGCACCGCTCATCGCCTACGCCGAAAATGAAGTCCTAAAGCATCTGGAGAAGGATGATTCCGCAGTACGGACAGTGCAGGAAAATGCTCGGTATTTCCGCAGCGCACTCACTCGCGCGGGCATATCGATACTCCCCGGCGATCATCCCATAGTCCCGATAATGTTCGCCGATGAGACGCGTGCGCTTCTAACCGCCGAACGTATGCTTGCGGACGGCATCTATGTCATCGGCTTCTGCTATCCGGTGGTGCCGAAGGGCAAGGCGCGGATACGCGTACAGATAAGCGCGCTGCATACGAAAGAGGATATGGACCGATGCGTGGCGGCATTTCAGCGCTCGATGGCCTGA
- a CDS encoding AraC family transcriptional regulator, whose translation MVKIKSSDDDPRIKKALGYIGENYTQDIRVSDIAAYSGVSARRLSELFKERYNCTLKGYLVRARVSAAMPLLHSENMPVNEVARMVGYDDVFYFSRIFRKITGVAPVYSLMADDTRGLQLSIIGQKYSITGQDVISRSC comes from the coding sequence GTGGTGAAAATAAAAAGCAGTGATGACGACCCGCGAATAAAAAAAGCACTTGGTTATATCGGAGAAAACTACACTCAAGATATCCGTGTTTCCGATATTGCCGCTTACTCCGGTGTCAGCGCGCGGCGGTTGTCCGAGTTGTTTAAGGAAAGATACAATTGTACATTAAAGGGGTATCTGGTAAGGGCGCGGGTGTCAGCAGCCATGCCATTGCTGCATTCAGAGAATATGCCCGTCAACGAGGTAGCAAGAATGGTGGGGTATGATGATGTATTTTATTTTTCGCGGATATTCAGGAAAATTACAGGAGTAGCGCCTGTCTATTCGCTTATGGCAGACGATACACGGGGTCTGCAATTGAGCATCATCGGACAAAAATATAGCATAACAGGACAAGACGTCATCTCCCGATCGTGCTAG
- a CDS encoding glycoside hydrolase family 16 protein yields the protein MCHRLSLIMVIAGSITAAPPSDRYTLRFADEFDRPLNGKEWTYRTGARFNGLNLPENVRTENGRLCIDFKKEIIGGSNQYTCGGIISKRIFGYGYFETKAKLHGRAGLHSSFWTMGVSGDGVHTPKANMLTEIDGYEIDSLHPTNIAFNRHTYVGAHKSHGHAVYSDVDTSADDFIAGFEWLPGSIVFYINGKPVHTNVISRREWYGPQNQWLTALAWDLGKPIDDSALPGVSSWDYFRYYARDLVGVNIAANYDFEYNDGPAFEKVYKRNMQIPVAWIEDGDADASFVTDQPKAFSKFHALKHTADKTYAVTTRQHVPFLMPATYRLSAQVMSSGGQKTARMRVYGHGGEELNVPIPKSDVWVKISIDTIPVTGTNGAQIAFTSDADAGQWLAVDAVEFVQTTGRPMDDAPIALETKDASRIVMYPGDPECILEGQWKESSVLGYANSPSQYIEANSKGSVTWRPDIIIPGTYRVSLYRLGRKGNAAAKVIVAYDKGERETTLDLSEGGSDWVAIGTFSFAKGTQGFLRMTGEGSGWLRADAARFELVKE from the coding sequence ATGTGCCATCGATTATCCCTGATAATGGTCATCGCCGGATCGATCACCGCCGCTCCGCCGTCGGACCGCTATACGCTGCGTTTCGCCGACGAATTCGACAGACCGCTCAACGGCAAAGAATGGACGTACCGCACGGGGGCGCGTTTCAACGGGCTCAATCTGCCGGAGAATGTGCGTACGGAGAACGGCCGATTGTGCATCGATTTCAAGAAAGAGATCATCGGAGGAAGCAATCAGTATACCTGCGGCGGCATTATATCGAAACGTATTTTCGGGTACGGTTATTTCGAAACGAAGGCGAAGCTCCACGGCAGGGCAGGGCTGCATTCGTCTTTCTGGACGATGGGCGTAAGCGGTGACGGGGTGCATACGCCAAAAGCGAATATGCTTACCGAGATAGACGGCTATGAGATCGATTCGCTGCATCCGACAAATATCGCGTTCAATCGGCATACCTATGTCGGAGCGCATAAGTCGCACGGACACGCCGTCTATTCCGATGTCGATACATCCGCTGATGATTTTATCGCGGGATTCGAATGGCTGCCCGGCAGCATCGTTTTCTATATCAACGGGAAGCCGGTGCATACGAATGTCATCTCCCGCCGCGAATGGTACGGCCCGCAGAACCAGTGGCTCACCGCGCTTGCCTGGGACCTCGGAAAGCCGATCGATGACAGTGCACTCCCCGGCGTTTCGTCATGGGATTATTTCCGCTACTACGCTCGCGATCTTGTCGGTGTGAATATCGCAGCGAACTATGACTTCGAATACAATGACGGCCCGGCATTCGAGAAGGTCTACAAACGGAATATGCAGATACCCGTCGCGTGGATAGAGGACGGCGATGCCGACGCATCCTTCGTGACGGATCAGCCGAAAGCATTTTCGAAATTCCATGCGCTGAAACACACCGCAGATAAAACGTATGCGGTAACGACGCGCCAGCACGTGCCGTTCCTCATGCCGGCGACGTATCGGCTCTCGGCGCAAGTGATGAGCTCTGGCGGGCAGAAGACCGCGCGCATGCGCGTGTACGGACATGGCGGTGAAGAGCTGAACGTTCCCATACCAAAAAGCGATGTCTGGGTGAAGATATCGATCGACACCATCCCTGTCACCGGTACGAATGGTGCGCAGATAGCGTTCACCTCGGACGCTGATGCCGGCCAGTGGCTTGCGGTCGATGCTGTCGAATTCGTGCAGACCACAGGAAGACCGATGGATGATGCGCCCATCGCGCTTGAGACAAAGGATGCTTCTCGTATCGTTATGTATCCCGGTGATCCCGAGTGTATTCTTGAGGGGCAATGGAAGGAAAGCTCGGTGCTCGGATATGCGAACAGCCCATCGCAGTATATCGAGGCGAACAGCAAAGGATCGGTGACTTGGCGGCCGGACATCATCATCCCCGGAACGTATCGCGTGTCATTGTACCGGCTGGGGAGAAAGGGGAATGCGGCAGCGAAAGTCATCGTTGCCTATGACAAGGGCGAGCGAGAGACGACGCTCGACCTGAGCGAAGGCGGCAGTGACTGGGTCGCTATCGGCACCTTTTCATTCGCCAAAGGCACGCAGGGCTTCCTGCGAATGACCGGCGAAGGCAGCGGATGGCTGCGCGCTGATGCTGCACGCTTCGAACTCGTCAAAGAATAG
- a CDS encoding Gfo/Idh/MocA family oxidoreductase yields MNKVSWGVIGAGGIADRRTIPGMLLSNNARLAAIMDVDEKRLAALAQKYPEAKPYPTCNDLLDDPDVDAVYIATPVFEHCKQIHAAADRGKHILIEKPIGLNANEAYAAVAYCEKKGVKFAVGLMMRYSALHVEMKKIITSNGIGAIVSAHAQFSCWYPDIPNAWRQDPALSGGGALIDLGIHSIDIIEQISGQKARSVMALTGTKSFRYKSDDSASVLLELENGAYAISESNFNIPDIVGTTPLSFFGTAGSITAERTLAQDDGGEAFLRQADPNASYDALQRTVFERGYPVTAVFGNLYAKEIESFSDSILHNNPTEVSGADGVHLQKIIDAAYKSSKNGMKIMIR; encoded by the coding sequence ATGAATAAAGTATCCTGGGGCGTTATCGGAGCAGGAGGCATCGCCGATCGACGTACGATACCGGGTATGCTTCTGTCGAACAATGCCCGACTTGCAGCGATCATGGATGTTGATGAAAAGCGGCTTGCGGCGCTCGCGCAAAAGTACCCGGAAGCAAAGCCCTATCCTACATGCAACGACCTACTGGATGATCCGGACGTTGATGCAGTGTATATAGCCACACCGGTTTTTGAGCATTGCAAGCAAATACACGCAGCGGCGGATCGCGGAAAACACATTCTCATCGAGAAACCTATCGGGCTCAATGCGAACGAGGCGTACGCTGCAGTAGCATACTGCGAAAAAAAGGGCGTAAAGTTTGCCGTGGGACTGATGATGCGGTACAGCGCTCTGCATGTCGAAATGAAAAAGATCATCACATCGAACGGGATAGGTGCTATTGTCTCCGCGCATGCGCAGTTCTCATGCTGGTATCCGGATATACCTAACGCGTGGCGGCAGGATCCTGCATTGAGTGGGGGCGGTGCGCTTATCGATCTAGGTATTCACTCCATAGATATTATAGAACAGATCAGTGGACAGAAAGCAAGATCGGTAATGGCGCTAACCGGTACGAAATCATTCCGGTACAAATCTGATGATTCCGCTTCGGTGCTTCTTGAACTCGAGAACGGAGCGTATGCGATATCGGAAAGTAATTTTAACATACCGGACATTGTCGGGACAACGCCGCTTTCATTTTTCGGCACTGCTGGAAGCATCACAGCTGAGCGCACACTTGCACAGGATGACGGCGGCGAAGCATTCCTGCGACAGGCGGATCCGAATGCTTCGTATGATGCACTGCAGCGCACGGTGTTTGAACGAGGATATCCCGTAACCGCCGTGTTCGGGAATCTCTACGCAAAGGAGATCGAATCGTTCAGCGATTCCATTCTGCATAATAACCCGACAGAAGTAAGTGGAGCGGATGGTGTACATTTGCAGAAGATCATCGATGCTGCATATAAATCATCAAAGAATGGAATGAAAATAATGATCCGATAA
- the ald gene encoding alanine dehydrogenase has translation MTIGIPREIKTKENRVSCTPGGARMLASAGHSVLVESNAGIGSGFDDDAYRSAGARIVPSSADAWGCDMVIKVKEPLPDEYRYLRRGLILFTYLHLAAEKKLTDALISSGTTGIAYETVMVGRRLPLLEPMSEIAGRMSSIVGANLLSKAIGGKGVLLGGVPGVLPGSVLVIGGGTAGINAGRMAMGMGADVTILEVDLEKMRFLDVALHSSAHTLFSNEQNLLDKLPSVDLLIGAVLIPGMKAPKIIRRDMLRMMKPGSVFVDIAIDQGGCAETSHATTHVAPTYVEEGITHYCVANMPGAYARTATQALTNATLPYAQKIADLGVERALATITELRSGVNTINGTLTHAGVAEAHGMQATELSA, from the coding sequence ATGACCATTGGAATTCCTAGAGAGATCAAGACAAAGGAGAATCGTGTATCATGTACACCGGGTGGAGCACGCATGCTCGCAAGCGCGGGACACTCTGTACTCGTTGAATCGAATGCCGGCATCGGCAGCGGGTTTGACGATGACGCATATCGTTCCGCGGGAGCGCGTATCGTACCGTCGTCGGCGGATGCCTGGGGCTGCGATATGGTAATAAAAGTAAAAGAACCGCTTCCCGATGAATATCGATACCTGCGCCGCGGACTAATCCTGTTCACGTACCTGCATCTTGCTGCAGAAAAAAAACTTACGGATGCGCTTATATCTTCGGGGACTACCGGCATAGCGTATGAAACGGTCATGGTCGGTCGGCGTCTGCCGCTCCTTGAACCGATGAGTGAGATTGCCGGACGCATGTCGTCCATTGTGGGGGCGAATCTCCTGAGCAAAGCGATAGGCGGCAAGGGCGTGCTTCTCGGCGGCGTACCCGGCGTGCTCCCCGGTTCGGTGCTCGTCATCGGCGGCGGTACTGCGGGCATAAATGCGGGACGCATGGCCATGGGCATGGGCGCTGATGTAACGATACTTGAGGTCGACCTGGAGAAGATGCGATTTCTCGATGTGGCGCTTCACAGCTCGGCGCATACGCTGTTCTCAAATGAGCAGAATCTTCTGGACAAGCTGCCGTCTGTGGATCTTCTTATCGGCGCGGTGCTCATCCCGGGCATGAAGGCACCGAAAATAATCCGGCGCGACATGCTCCGCATGATGAAGCCCGGTTCAGTGTTCGTCGATATCGCAATCGATCAGGGCGGATGCGCAGAAACATCGCATGCGACGACACACGTCGCCCCGACCTACGTGGAAGAGGGCATTACGCATTATTGTGTAGCCAATATGCCCGGCGCATATGCACGTACGGCAACGCAGGCACTGACGAACGCAACGCTTCCCTATGCGCAGAAGATAGCCGATCTCGGCGTCGAGCGGGCGCTTGCAACGATAACAGAGTTGCGGTCGGGTGTAAACACGATAAACGGAACGCTCACGCATGCCGGTGTTGCCGAAGCGCACGGCATGCAGGCGACCGAACTTTCCGCATGA
- a CDS encoding polysaccharide deacetylase family protein — MGQNIDIRALMDSHEGTCGGSFFSGKPVGGFSITDAMQPGTTFPNGAKAAVLFTYDVEGDYGNGSGDVRTEIKNYFTMTKVHENATVSATYNIVGKMAEDHGSDFVKAIAASGAEIASHGYRHDMQGKEPYVYHGHFDYDAVRSDIEKSVEVLTRISGIPVKGCRLPYGHFNNFCYDAFESAGLSWASNATIQSNRLGSSPGYAELSGKRYNIVEIPMDGTSYDWPLLIADENNQGFLDAVHRFAAENTIVGFDRTPHGAFLVWKRLIDMAIEHNIVFTLLCHPINLAVQNAAWDIDALNGFLLPIIRYAGELQQDKRIWTPTCSQLVDFYISRKR; from the coding sequence ATGGGACAAAATATCGATATTCGTGCGCTCATGGACTCACACGAGGGCACCTGCGGTGGGAGCTTTTTTTCCGGCAAACCAGTTGGTGGTTTTTCTATAACCGATGCAATGCAACCGGGCACCACATTCCCCAACGGCGCAAAGGCCGCCGTGCTTTTCACCTACGATGTAGAAGGTGATTATGGCAACGGCAGCGGCGATGTCCGCACCGAAATAAAAAATTATTTCACGATGACAAAAGTGCATGAGAATGCCACTGTATCGGCGACGTATAATATTGTCGGTAAAATGGCGGAGGATCACGGCTCGGATTTTGTAAAAGCGATCGCTGCGTCAGGTGCTGAAATAGCAAGTCATGGATATCGGCACGACATGCAGGGAAAAGAACCGTATGTGTATCATGGTCATTTCGATTACGACGCGGTGCGATCGGATATAGAGAAAAGCGTGGAAGTGCTTACGCGCATTTCCGGAATACCGGTCAAAGGTTGCCGGCTGCCGTACGGACATTTCAATAATTTTTGCTATGATGCATTTGAATCAGCAGGGCTGTCATGGGCAAGTAACGCAACGATACAAAGCAACAGGCTCGGATCGAGCCCCGGCTACGCGGAATTATCCGGAAAACGATACAATATCGTGGAAATACCAATGGATGGAACCTCATACGACTGGCCACTCTTGATCGCTGATGAGAATAATCAAGGATTTCTCGATGCGGTACATCGTTTTGCTGCGGAGAATACGATCGTAGGCTTCGACCGTACACCGCACGGTGCTTTTCTGGTCTGGAAACGGCTCATCGATATGGCGATCGAGCACAATATCGTCTTCACGCTGCTATGCCATCCGATAAATCTTGCCGTTCAGAACGCGGCATGGGATATTGACGCGCTCAATGGATTTCTATTGCCTATCATACGGTATGCAGGTGAACTCCAGCAGGATAAGCGTATCTGGACCCCGACGTGCAGCCAATTAGTCGACTTTTATATCAGCCGCAAGAGATAA
- a CDS encoding glucosamine-6-phosphate isomerase yields the protein MRRESSVAHGWWDYTTIDDAILHDAARLTVRDIEQLARPGFTVKFYETREAFFMAEALEYISAWRTASAAEPAGICGPVGPTEQLPLVAELVNALDINLKHCHFWGMDEWVVDGREVSVEHPLGFAKCDMDLCFNRIKPKLRMPKENMHFPSVDGLSEYSRAYDEIRCLIMQGGQGEVKHWAFNDPPKREGKYFDAPPTPAEYRALGTRIVDLHPMTIMQNARTSGGGIVTDIPTRALTVGPAETWKTDTVSIWNPGWHDNPFGMRLTALMIAKKIPDTAVPMSLLADHQDVRFNYLRSGIGICAVEMH from the coding sequence ATGCGCAGAGAAAGTTCGGTAGCACACGGTTGGTGGGACTATACCACGATTGATGATGCAATTCTACACGACGCAGCACGATTGACGGTACGCGATATCGAACAACTTGCGCGTCCGGGTTTTACGGTGAAGTTTTATGAGACCCGCGAGGCATTTTTTATGGCCGAAGCGCTTGAATATATCAGCGCATGGAGAACGGCGAGTGCAGCGGAACCCGCCGGCATCTGCGGACCGGTCGGACCTACCGAGCAGCTCCCGCTTGTCGCCGAGCTTGTCAATGCGCTTGATATCAATTTAAAACATTGTCACTTTTGGGGCATGGATGAATGGGTAGTTGACGGCAGAGAAGTGAGTGTTGAGCACCCCCTCGGATTTGCAAAATGCGATATGGACCTCTGCTTCAATCGTATAAAACCGAAACTGCGAATGCCGAAAGAGAATATGCATTTCCCGAGTGTTGACGGTCTTTCGGAATACAGCCGCGCATACGATGAAATCCGCTGCCTCATCATGCAGGGCGGCCAGGGCGAGGTAAAACATTGGGCGTTCAATGATCCGCCAAAACGTGAAGGAAAATATTTCGATGCGCCACCGACTCCCGCTGAATATCGGGCGCTCGGTACACGCATCGTCGATCTGCATCCGATGACAATAATGCAGAATGCACGGACCTCCGGAGGCGGTATTGTCACCGATATACCCACGCGGGCGCTTACGGTCGGTCCAGCTGAAACGTGGAAGACGGATACCGTATCGATTTGGAACCCGGGGTGGCATGATAATCCTTTCGGCATGCGCCTGACCGCTCTCATGATAGCTAAAAAGATCCCTGATACAGCAGTACCGATGTCGCTTCTTGCCGATCATCAGGATGTGCGTTTCAATTATCTGCGCAGCGGCATCGGCATCTGCGCGGTGGAGATGCACTAA
- the leuS gene encoding leucine--tRNA ligase codes for MDYRPEIIEKKWQKRWKESDLFRTSNESKKPKFYSLVFFPYPSGAGISIGHCKNYIPVDVAARFKRMNGFNVLQPMGWDAFGQPAENEAIKQGRNPKEMVPEYAANYKRQLDLVGISYDWSREINSSLPDYYRWTQWMFLLLYKRGLAYRANAPINWCPSCKTGLANEEVVANKCWRCGTAVEKKPLPQWYFKITSYADRLISGLDTIQWPDGIKMMQRDWIGRSEGAEVDFTCVRQDGVSPSEPRRAIREDRSSKENIRIFTTRPDTLWGATFLVLAPEHPLVAKLTAADKKKEVDAYIAKASSETDIDRVAAGRAKTGVFIGSYAVNPVNNEKIPIYIADYVLMGYGTGAIMAVPAHDQRDFEFAKKFSIPIVLVYRNDAAQTAESMTEAIADLGTMCIGPLAGSPNNKETIGKVIRWLEEKKFGEGVINYRLRDWLISRQRYWGAPIPIIHCEKCGVVPVPEDQLPVLLPDVEKYQPTGTGESPLAGIKEFVNVKCPACGGAAKRETDTMGGFACSSWYFLRFADPKNSKEAFSRDAANYWLPVDLYSGGAEHAVMHLLYARFWTKVMHDEGLVAFDEPFTRLRNQGMLLAWTAGRKVAAVEASETGDEADTGEPLENWKVLKPEEKASIPEDQWEYRWVKMSKSLKNVVTPDEMAELFGADALRVFMLFAAPFEETVLWKDSTGVEAANRYIARVWRMWHDLKAHYQTDWRTKLPAVLKDLSDDERKLERKLHQTIRKVTDDVENFRFNTAIAAIMEYTNELSAFRNSLEGKAPTDTQKLLASEALEMIPLLFAPMAPHTADELWETLGKQGYTIDEVWPSFNAELAADNEMTIVFQVNGKLRGSAQMPVDTNEAQAKEAALADAKIKEYIAGKTIVKVIFVPKKLVNIVVT; via the coding sequence ATGGATTACCGCCCGGAAATAATCGAGAAAAAATGGCAGAAGCGCTGGAAAGAGAGCGATCTTTTCCGTACATCGAACGAAAGCAAAAAGCCGAAATTCTATTCGCTGGTATTCTTTCCGTACCCGTCCGGTGCGGGCATAAGCATCGGCCATTGCAAGAATTATATCCCGGTCGATGTCGCCGCGCGATTCAAGCGCATGAACGGCTTCAATGTCCTTCAGCCGATGGGATGGGATGCTTTCGGGCAGCCGGCCGAGAACGAAGCGATAAAGCAGGGGCGCAATCCAAAGGAAATGGTGCCCGAGTACGCAGCCAATTATAAACGGCAGCTGGATCTTGTGGGCATATCCTACGATTGGAGCCGCGAGATCAATTCTAGTCTTCCCGATTATTATCGCTGGACGCAATGGATGTTCCTCCTTCTTTACAAACGAGGGCTGGCGTACCGTGCGAACGCGCCGATCAACTGGTGTCCGTCATGCAAAACGGGGCTTGCCAATGAAGAGGTTGTCGCCAACAAATGCTGGCGCTGCGGCACGGCGGTGGAAAAGAAACCGCTCCCGCAATGGTATTTCAAGATAACGTCGTATGCCGACAGGCTTATCTCCGGGCTCGACACGATACAATGGCCCGACGGCATCAAGATGATGCAGCGCGACTGGATAGGCAGAAGCGAAGGCGCCGAAGTTGATTTTACGTGCGTACGCCAGGATGGCGTGAGTCCGAGCGAGCCAAGGAGGGCGATTCGCGAGGATCGCAGTTCGAAAGAGAATATCCGTATTTTCACCACACGCCCCGATACGCTCTGGGGCGCAACATTCCTCGTGCTTGCCCCGGAACATCCGCTCGTTGCCAAACTGACAGCCGCCGATAAAAAGAAAGAAGTCGATGCGTATATCGCAAAGGCGTCGTCGGAAACGGACATCGATCGCGTTGCGGCGGGGCGCGCGAAAACCGGTGTGTTCATCGGTTCGTATGCGGTCAACCCCGTAAACAACGAGAAGATACCGATCTACATCGCGGACTATGTGCTCATGGGATACGGCACCGGCGCCATCATGGCCGTGCCCGCGCACGATCAGCGCGACTTCGAATTCGCGAAGAAGTTCTCCATACCCATAGTGCTCGTGTACAGGAACGATGCGGCTCAGACGGCAGAGTCGATGACCGAAGCGATAGCGGACCTCGGCACCATGTGCATTGGACCGCTCGCAGGGTCGCCCAATAATAAAGAAACTATCGGGAAAGTGATACGCTGGCTCGAAGAAAAAAAGTTCGGGGAGGGCGTCATCAATTATCGCCTGCGCGACTGGCTCATATCGCGTCAGCGCTACTGGGGTGCACCGATACCGATAATCCACTGCGAGAAATGCGGCGTCGTCCCCGTACCGGAAGATCAATTGCCGGTACTGCTCCCCGATGTCGAGAAATATCAGCCGACAGGCACCGGTGAATCGCCGCTTGCCGGAATAAAAGAATTTGTGAATGTGAAATGTCCCGCATGCGGCGGGGCAGCGAAGCGCGAGACGGACACCATGGGCGGTTTCGCCTGCTCGTCATGGTATTTCCTCCGATTCGCCGATCCGAAGAACAGCAAAGAAGCGTTCAGCCGGGACGCGGCGAACTATTGGCTCCCGGTCGATCTTTATTCCGGCGGCGCCGAACATGCCGTCATGCATCTACTCTATGCGCGGTTCTGGACGAAGGTCATGCATGATGAGGGGCTCGTAGCCTTCGACGAACCGTTCACGCGGCTGCGCAATCAGGGCATGCTCCTCGCATGGACGGCGGGGCGAAAGGTCGCCGCTGTCGAAGCGAGCGAGACCGGTGATGAAGCTGACACCGGTGAACCGCTTGAGAACTGGAAAGTGCTTAAGCCGGAAGAGAAAGCATCGATACCGGAAGATCAGTGGGAATACCGCTGGGTGAAGATGAGCAAAAGCCTTAAGAACGTGGTGACGCCGGATGAAATGGCAGAACTCTTCGGGGCGGATGCGCTTCGCGTGTTCATGCTCTTCGCGGCTCCATTCGAAGAGACAGTACTATGGAAGGATTCGACCGGCGTAGAAGCGGCGAACCGTTACATCGCGCGCGTGTGGCGTATGTGGCATGATCTCAAAGCGCATTATCAGACCGATTGGAGGACGAAGCTTCCCGCTGTGCTCAAGGACTTGAGCGATGACGAACGAAAGCTTGAGCGCAAGCTCCATCAGACGATACGCAAGGTCACCGACGACGTCGAGAACTTCCGATTCAACACGGCCATCGCGGCGATAATGGAATACACCAACGAGCTTTCCGCGTTCCGCAATTCGCTCGAGGGAAAAGCGCCGACCGACACACAGAAGCTCCTGGCGTCCGAAGCGCTTGAGATGATACCGCTCCTCTTTGCGCCTATGGCACCGCATACCGCCGATGAACTTTGGGAAACGCTCGGTAAGCAAGGATATACCATCGATGAGGTATGGCCGTCGTTCAATGCGGAGCTCGCGGCCGACAATGAGATGACCATCGTGTTCCAGGTGAACGGCAAGCTCCGCGGGAGCGCACAGATGCCCGTCGATACGAACGAAGCTCAGGCGAAAGAAGCGGCGCTCGCGGACGCGAAGATCAAGGAGTACATCGCCGGGAAGACGATCGTGAAAGTGATATTCGTACCGAAAAAGCTCGTGAACATCGTGGTAACATAG